One Prunus dulcis chromosome 8, ALMONDv2, whole genome shotgun sequence DNA window includes the following coding sequences:
- the LOC117637649 gene encoding pentatricopeptide repeat-containing protein At1g43980, mitochondrial-like isoform X2: MHSFSKQFHGLHKTSLSYYSHLIDHCLSLKSLNFAKVIHAQLIKVGFNSHTFLGNRCLDVYFRFGNTLYDALKVFDEITDKNIVSWNICLKGFCRFGELQRAHNMFAEMPVRDVVSWNSMISGCVSGGFFDNAFCLFSKMQIAGMRPSEYTFSIVMSLVTCSCHGKQIHGRMIRNGMNLSNLILGNSLIDMYGKLGCVDYAFGVFFTMEEVDIISWNSLISGCHRSGYAELALDQFFQMRSTKHSPDEFTISSVINVCCNLPNLEKGKQIFAFCLKVGFLSNSIVSSAAIDLFSKCNRLEDAIRLFEELEWWDSAVCNSMISSYARHDCVEDAVRLFVLTLRENLRPTEFTLSSLLNSASIFLPAELGSQIHSLVVKLGFESDPIVASSLIDFYSKVGLINYAMKIFANVGVKDLTSWNTMIMGMAHNGKVFETLNVFEELISEGIAPDKLTLAGVLLACNLGGLVDEGMTMFLSMEKEYGIVPQDEHYMSVVDLLSSTGKLKEAIDIVAEMPYEPSSMIWELILRACVIHGDFKLTETVAQRMMQSEAQSSLPYLVLAQAYEMRGRWESMVRVRKAMKLKGVRNVYTFKADQLQPHRGKDIYLILRLLCWEMEAEDYTDNLTN, encoded by the exons ATGCACTCATTTTCTAAGCAATTTCATGGGCTTCATAAAACCTCACTCTCCTATTATTCTCATCTAATAGATCACTGTTTGTCACTAAAGTCTTTAAATTTTGCCAAAGTTATACATGCCCAGTTGATAAAAGTGGGGTTTAACAGCCATACTTTTCTGGGTAACCGTTGTCTCGATGTTTACTTTCGGTTTGGTAACACCCTGTACGATGCATTGAAAGTGTTTGATGAGATTACCGATAAGAATATTGTGTCTTGGAACATTTGCTTGAAAGGGTTCTGTCGATTTGGTGAGCTTCAAAGGGCACACAATATGTTCGCTGAAATGCCTGTTAGAGATGTAGTTAGTTGGAACTCGATGATTTCAGGTTGTGTTTCAGGTGGGTTTTTTGATAATGCATTCTGCCTTTTCTCAAAAATGCAAATCGCGGGTATGAGACCAAGTGAGTACACATTCTCAATTGTAATGTCGCTTGTGACGTGTTCCTGTCATGGTAAGCAAATTCATGGTCGTATGATTAGGAATGGTATGAATTTATCAAATTTGATACTCGGGAATTCTTTGATTGACATGTATGGAAAGCTTGGATGTGTGGATTATGCTTTTGGTGTGTTTTTCACTATGGAGGAGGTGGATATTATCTCATGGAATTCTTTGATATCGGGTTGTCATAGATCAGGGTATGCAGAGCTGGCACTAGATCAGTTCTTTCAGATGAGAAGCACCAAGCATTCACCTGATGAGTTTACAATATCATCTGTTATCAACGTTTGTTGTAACTTGCCTAATTTGGAAAAGGGTAAGCAAATATTTGCTTTCTGCTTGAAGGTGGGGTTCTTATCTAATAGCATTGTATCAAGTGCTGCTATTGATCTGTTCTCCAAGTGCAACAGATTGGAGGATGCAATCCGGCTCTTTGAAGAACTAGAATGGTGGGATTCAGCTGTTTGCAATTCCATGATTTCAAGCTATGCACGGCATGACTGTGTGGAGGATGCTGTGCGGCTTTTTGTGTTGACCTTGAGGGAGAACCTGAGGCCGACCGAGTTTACACTTAGCAGTTTGCTTAATTCTGCGTCCATTTTTCTTCCAGCAGAGTTGGGTAGCCAGATCCATTCTTTGGTTGTTAAGTTAGGTTTCGAGTCAGATCCAATTGTTGCTAGTTCACTTATTGATTTTTACAGTAAAGTTGGATTAATAAATTATGCCATGAAAATCTTTGCAAATGTGGGTGTGAAAGATTTGACATCTTGGAACACGATGATTATGGGCATGGCTCACAATGGTAAAGTATTTGAGACCCTGAACGTTTTCGAGGAATTGATTAGTGAAGGCATTGCACCAGATAAATTAACACTAGCCGGTGTTTTATTAGCTTGCAACCTTGGGGGTTTAGTTGATGAGGGAATGACAATGTTTTTATCCATGGAGAAGGAATATGGAATCGTACCTCAGGACGAGCACTATATGTCTGTTGTGGATTTGTTGAGTAGTACTGGTAAACTCAAAGAAGCAATAGATATAGTAGCAGAAATGCCTTACGAACCTAGTTCCATGATATGGGAATTGATTCTTCGTGCTTGTGTGATTCATGGAGACTTTAAACTCACTGAAACAGTTGCACAGAGGATGATGCAGTCGGAAGCACAGTCATCTCTACCTTATTTAGTGCTCGCTCAAGCATATGAAATGCGAGGAAGATGGGAAAGTATGGTTCGAGTCAGGAAAGCCATGAAACTTAAAGGTGTGAGGA ATGTATATACTTTTAAGGCAGACCAATTACAGCCTCACAGAGGTAAGGACATTTATTTGATATTGAGATTACTCTGTTGGGAAATGGAAGCTGAAGATTATACTGACAATTTAACAAATTAG
- the LOC117637649 gene encoding pentatricopeptide repeat-containing protein At1g43980, mitochondrial-like isoform X1, whose amino-acid sequence MHSFSKQFHGLHKTSLSYYSHLIDHCLSLKSLNFAKVIHAQLIKVGFNSHTFLGNRCLDVYFRFGNTLYDALKVFDEITDKNIVSWNICLKGFCRFGELQRAHNMFAEMPVRDVVSWNSMISGCVSGGFFDNAFCLFSKMQIAGMRPSEYTFSIVMSLVTCSCHGKQIHGRMIRNGMNLSNLILGNSLIDMYGKLGCVDYAFGVFFTMEEVDIISWNSLISGCHRSGYAELALDQFFQMRSTKHSPDEFTISSVINVCCNLPNLEKGKQIFAFCLKVGFLSNSIVSSAAIDLFSKCNRLEDAIRLFEELEWWDSAVCNSMISSYARHDCVEDAVRLFVLTLRENLRPTEFTLSSLLNSASIFLPAELGSQIHSLVVKLGFESDPIVASSLIDFYSKVGLINYAMKIFANVGVKDLTSWNTMIMGMAHNGKVFETLNVFEELISEGIAPDKLTLAGVLLACNLGGLVDEGMTMFLSMEKEYGIVPQDEHYMSVVDLLSSTGKLKEAIDIVAEMPYEPSSMIWELILRACVIHGDFKLTETVAQRMMQSEAQSSLPYLVLAQAYEMRGRWESMVRVRKAMKLKGVRTVIGCSKIGIQNHVYTFKADQLQPHRGKDIYLILRLLCWEMEAEDYTDNLTN is encoded by the coding sequence ATGCACTCATTTTCTAAGCAATTTCATGGGCTTCATAAAACCTCACTCTCCTATTATTCTCATCTAATAGATCACTGTTTGTCACTAAAGTCTTTAAATTTTGCCAAAGTTATACATGCCCAGTTGATAAAAGTGGGGTTTAACAGCCATACTTTTCTGGGTAACCGTTGTCTCGATGTTTACTTTCGGTTTGGTAACACCCTGTACGATGCATTGAAAGTGTTTGATGAGATTACCGATAAGAATATTGTGTCTTGGAACATTTGCTTGAAAGGGTTCTGTCGATTTGGTGAGCTTCAAAGGGCACACAATATGTTCGCTGAAATGCCTGTTAGAGATGTAGTTAGTTGGAACTCGATGATTTCAGGTTGTGTTTCAGGTGGGTTTTTTGATAATGCATTCTGCCTTTTCTCAAAAATGCAAATCGCGGGTATGAGACCAAGTGAGTACACATTCTCAATTGTAATGTCGCTTGTGACGTGTTCCTGTCATGGTAAGCAAATTCATGGTCGTATGATTAGGAATGGTATGAATTTATCAAATTTGATACTCGGGAATTCTTTGATTGACATGTATGGAAAGCTTGGATGTGTGGATTATGCTTTTGGTGTGTTTTTCACTATGGAGGAGGTGGATATTATCTCATGGAATTCTTTGATATCGGGTTGTCATAGATCAGGGTATGCAGAGCTGGCACTAGATCAGTTCTTTCAGATGAGAAGCACCAAGCATTCACCTGATGAGTTTACAATATCATCTGTTATCAACGTTTGTTGTAACTTGCCTAATTTGGAAAAGGGTAAGCAAATATTTGCTTTCTGCTTGAAGGTGGGGTTCTTATCTAATAGCATTGTATCAAGTGCTGCTATTGATCTGTTCTCCAAGTGCAACAGATTGGAGGATGCAATCCGGCTCTTTGAAGAACTAGAATGGTGGGATTCAGCTGTTTGCAATTCCATGATTTCAAGCTATGCACGGCATGACTGTGTGGAGGATGCTGTGCGGCTTTTTGTGTTGACCTTGAGGGAGAACCTGAGGCCGACCGAGTTTACACTTAGCAGTTTGCTTAATTCTGCGTCCATTTTTCTTCCAGCAGAGTTGGGTAGCCAGATCCATTCTTTGGTTGTTAAGTTAGGTTTCGAGTCAGATCCAATTGTTGCTAGTTCACTTATTGATTTTTACAGTAAAGTTGGATTAATAAATTATGCCATGAAAATCTTTGCAAATGTGGGTGTGAAAGATTTGACATCTTGGAACACGATGATTATGGGCATGGCTCACAATGGTAAAGTATTTGAGACCCTGAACGTTTTCGAGGAATTGATTAGTGAAGGCATTGCACCAGATAAATTAACACTAGCCGGTGTTTTATTAGCTTGCAACCTTGGGGGTTTAGTTGATGAGGGAATGACAATGTTTTTATCCATGGAGAAGGAATATGGAATCGTACCTCAGGACGAGCACTATATGTCTGTTGTGGATTTGTTGAGTAGTACTGGTAAACTCAAAGAAGCAATAGATATAGTAGCAGAAATGCCTTACGAACCTAGTTCCATGATATGGGAATTGATTCTTCGTGCTTGTGTGATTCATGGAGACTTTAAACTCACTGAAACAGTTGCACAGAGGATGATGCAGTCGGAAGCACAGTCATCTCTACCTTATTTAGTGCTCGCTCAAGCATATGAAATGCGAGGAAGATGGGAAAGTATGGTTCGAGTCAGGAAAGCCATGAAACTTAAAGGTGTGAGGACTGTGATCGGATGTAGTAAAATTGGGATACAGAACCATGTATATACTTTTAAGGCAGACCAATTACAGCCTCACAGAGGTAAGGACATTTATTTGATATTGAGATTACTCTGTTGGGAAATGGAAGCTGAAGATTATACTGACAATTTAACAAATTAG